The genome window CCTGGCAGAGCCATCCCATCATATAGCAAGGCTCTTCGTCTTTCAAGTCAATACCTAGTGATTCGCAGATATGAGTGACAACATGAAACATTTCGTGTGTGGCAGTATTCACGAACTCATATTCTGATGTGGTCCTGCTAATAGCAACCACACTCTTTCTACCTGCAAGATTGGAGTAGGTTAGACCTGTGTTCGGCATTCCTCGTAAGCAATGCTCCCTTGCGCTTTCGACTGCCTTTTCTGTGCAGCCTATCTGCACAAGGGAGTTGCATACCTCATCGGTATCTGATGATTCCAAACCGTAAAACACAAGAACTTTCCAATCGTACTTTTCTAGATATATCTCTTGACTTATCATAAAATATCATCCCATGGAATGCCGATGCCATTATGGTTGCAATCGGCATAGAATCTGTTAAAGATGAAGCCATCCTTCTGATCGGTATCATCAACCATATCTTTCACGAACAAAGCCATGTGAGCTTCGTCCTCGATGGAAGACTTATAGAAATCAGCCTTAACCATGTTTGCCACATAGACATGATCATAGCCTACATTATTTTCAAGTGTCACTCCCTGCTTGGTAAGGATGGATTCAACCTTCTCCTTATCCATATAGTCAACCTCCTCATCCTTTTTGGTGACTGGGTTGTATTTTCTCATCTGACTGACTGCCCATTCGCAAGCCTTCTTGTTGAAGTGCCAGCCATTATATCTCAGATATGCTATCATTCCTTCTGGCTTCATATCGTAAGCATCCAAAGGCATTCTACATTTTCCCATAGCTCTTTCTTTTAAGGGTGGCAGGGAAAAATCCCCCACCACCGAATTAAACATTAGTAACGTCCACCGCCACGACGACCATAGTAGCGTCGCTCTCCATAGCGGTCTTCGTCACGCCAATCTTCATCGTCCCACTTGTCACGATAGTCTGGCATT of Segatella copri contains these proteins:
- a CDS encoding DUF7841 family protein, whose amino-acid sequence is MGKCRMPLDAYDMKPEGMIAYLRYNGWHFNKKACEWAVSQMRKYNPVTKKDEEVDYMDKEKVESILTKQGVTLENNVGYDHVYVANMVKADFYKSSIEDEAHMALFVKDMVDDTDQKDGFIFNRFYADCNHNGIGIPWDDIL